AGGCGTCTACGCTCGCCTGCATCGCCTGGGAGCCTATCTGCGGCGAAATATGGCGTCGGTGCTGGCCGAGCAGGGCGTGAAGGCTCAGATTCTCGGCGACGGTCCGATCGCCCAGGTCGCGTTCACCGACGTGACGCCCCGCGACTATCGCACGAGCCGCCATCTCGACGCCCGCATCGGTCGCAAGCTGATGCTTGAGCTCTTCGAGCGCGGCGTGTTCCTCAATCCGATGGGAACGAAACTCTACTTGTCGATGGCGCACACCGAAGCGACCTGCGACGAGTTCTGCGAGCGGTTCGCCCAAGCGCTCAGCGTCGTCACGCGCGACGGGGCGACTGCCACGGCTCTTGCGTAGCGGCCGTAGCGGTGCATTGAACGCCGCGCGGTTGACGCCGGCGGTTGCATGCAAGATGCAATCGGACGCAACGTGGCGGAAGTTCGCACGCGCGTCGCTATGTATCTTGGCAACTGGCAGCCTAAGAGATTCGGTTCAACAAAAAAACGCCCCCGGAGATTCCGGGGGCGTTTTCGTTGAGAGTCGCCATGCTAACGTCTGACTAGCGGCGGATGGCACCGGTATCCAGAACCTGACTGGCCCGCGAGCCGTAGTTGCTCCAGACCAGGGCGTCGACGCTATCCTGAATTTGCTCGACATGCCCGTCGACGAACACCATCTGCACGATGCCGGTATGTTCGCTGCCGAACGCTAGTTGCAGCGATTGGCACTTCGTCGACTCTTCGTTGGTGCACCATTGCTGATGCTCTTCGGGAGTTCCGCGTTGGTAGTTGGGCGCGACTCCCGTTGAGCCGAGAAACTCTGACAGGTCCGATCCTGGGGTGGTGTCAATGTCATCGCTACCCCCCCACCAGTGATCTTTGCGATTCCCGGCCCTCTTCTCGGCGACTCCGCCATTAGCTTCCTGCGTGACGTAGTCGTGAACCGCTTCGCCCACCATCACCGTGTTGGACGTGCCGTCTTCGATCCACGAGTACTTGACGCCTTTGTCAGCGACGTCGTCCTTGTCGATGCCGTAGAGCACGCCGTCGGCGCCGTCATAGAAATCGTTGCCGTCGCCACCCGAGCCCTGGTCGTCTCCTTTTTTAGGATGCCCTTTCAGGAAGTAGACGGAGCCGCCGGCATACTGCTGGGTGACGAGTCCCGACGCGACGCCGATGTAAGAGACAGGCGAACGCTTCATGATCCAGTACTGGTCGGCAGTCACGTCCAGCTGGTGTTCCGGCAAGGCCACTGACGGACAGCGATAAGCCGGCACCACGCTTTCGATAACTGCAACATTGCGTTCGTCCTCAGGCAGCGTCGACGCATCGGTATAGGGACCGCCCTGATGGCCCCACTGCATATTGAAGTTTTTATTGTCGCCGATTTTAAGATTCTTGAAGGCATTGCCGCCCTCGAGGAATGGCAAGGAGTATGCCGACCAGGCGCTGCCTTCGTTCATCAACGCACCAGGCGGTAAATGCTTTTGCGTCCCTTCATAGTTGTTCATCGCCAAGCCAACCTGCTTGAGGTTGTTCATGCATTGGCTCCGTCGCGCGGCCTCGCGAGCAGCTTGCACTGCCGGCAGTAGTAGGGCGACCAAGACGCCGATGATGGCGATCACCACCAATAACTCGACCAGGGTGAAACCTGTCGACCGCCGACGGCGAGGCGAGGGGGAGAAGGAAACCATGTCAGACGCTCCGTGTCGAAACGAGTGTGTTGAAGCTGTTGACGGTAAGTGGACGAATCCAAGCAACGTTTCCGGTAGCTAGTTGTAGTAACTTCGCTGCGCGGACCCCAGTATTTCGTGCGCAGATCAGCAGACGACTTGCGGCCGACGCCGACGGCAATCAGACGGATTGCGCCGCCGGACCGTCGCGACGAGTCCTGCTAGCGAAATCGCCCCCAGCAAGCAGGCGGCCGGCTCCGGTACGCTTTGAATGAGAGCCATCGCTGCGGCGCCCATCGCCGGGTTCGCCTGATTCAAGATCGCCCAATCGGAAAGGTTGACCCGACCGTCGTAATTCAGGTCGCCGATCATCCGTGTGCTCAGATCGCCGACCACAAGCTCGCGGGGATTGCCCGCTTGGCTCCAGGTTAGCTTCTTTTCGTCAAGCCAGTGATTAGCAAAGATCGTCACGTCGGCCATCGTGATCGCGTTGTCGCCAGTCAGGTCGGCGACGTGGGTTGGCTTGAAGAACGCGGCGTACTTGTTGTCGCGCTCGAACTTGAACTCGCCGCGATCTGAAGTCGTGTTGAGGCCCATCACGAACATTTCCAAGTCGTCGACGATGCCGCGATAGTAGCTGTTGTTGGCCAAGCTGAGGGGGGATTCGCTCGTGTTGGCGCCAACGACCAGCGGGCTGTTGTCCTGCTTCGTCGCATCGACTTCGTCATTCGGGGCGTCTTCGCCGAAATAAAGGCCGGTGGCAGCCGCCTCGGCCACGCCGTTGACGTACAGGATCGAGCCGCCGCCCGGACCCGTCGGGCGGACCACCATCAGGTGGTACCAGGTGTTCGGCACGACGGTGGTTTGGC
This sequence is a window from Lacipirellula parvula. Protein-coding genes within it:
- a CDS encoding DUF1559 domain-containing protein encodes the protein MVSFSPSPRRRRSTGFTLVELLVVIAIIGVLVALLLPAVQAAREAARRSQCMNNLKQVGLAMNNYEGTQKHLPPGALMNEGSAWSAYSLPFLEGGNAFKNLKIGDNKNFNMQWGHQGGPYTDASTLPEDERNVAVIESVVPAYRCPSVALPEHQLDVTADQYWIMKRSPVSYIGVASGLVTQQYAGGSVYFLKGHPKKGDDQGSGGDGNDFYDGADGVLYGIDKDDVADKGVKYSWIEDGTSNTVMVGEAVHDYVTQEANGGVAEKRAGNRKDHWWGGSDDIDTTPGSDLSEFLGSTGVAPNYQRGTPEEHQQWCTNEESTKCQSLQLAFGSEHTGIVQMVFVDGHVEQIQDSVDALVWSNYGSRASQVLDTGAIRR